GCCCATCTCACATCCCTCTCCCTTCTGCGAGATGATTGTCAGTGCTCATTACAACAAGCATTGTATCGGTCTTCTGGAATGCTGTTCATGTTGCCGAAGACGGTTGCGCGTTCGTCCCTGCTGGTGACGTTATCGATGGCGGGATAGAGCGCCCGTTCTTCCTTCCTATTATGAGAGCTCAATAGGTTTACCAGCGCCTGCTCGTCTTGATCGACATCAAGATTCTCTCGCTCCACCTTTTGGTGAATCGCGTCAAGCAGCTGCTTGATCTGGCTGTGCTCAAAGCGCATCATGGGCGTCGGCCCCTCCTCGATCATGCCGGTTTTCTTTTCCCACATCGGAAACAGCAGCTCCTCTTCCCACAGGATATGCCGCTGGAGACCGACTTTGAATTCCTTGAAGGATTGCTTGGCTTTGGCAAAGTCCGAGCGTTTGGAAGATTGAAAGATTTTGAACAACTCATCCAACTGATCATGATCTTGTTTATAATATGCTGCGATCTTCTTCTGTTCAGTCACTCGGAACCCCCTTGATGAAATAAAGAGTCGATACTGCATAGCATGTGACACAAGCCAGGCCAACCTCAGGTCTGTGACATCTTTCATGGTCGTCCAGCATGCAATCTCGGAGATTCGAGGCCCGCCCGTACTTGGGCAGGTAAGTGGAGGTTACTTTTCCTTTGATGGCCTCTCTGATGGCTTAGGGCTGGAGGACCGCACTCCAATGGCTTGACAACCGAGCGCTGCTTGTCGAGTCTCAGATCTTCGCCTGACCGTTTCAGGACTGGGCTTGATCGAGATCGAATGCCGAATGCAGAGAGCGCATGGCCAGTTCGAGATACTTCTCATCGATCACACAGGAGATCTTGATTTCCGAGGTACTGATCATCATGATATTGATTCCCTCGCTGGACAACACCTCAAACATTTTCGCTGCTACGCCTGAGTGCGACCGCATGCCCACCCCGATAAGCGAGACTTTGGCAATCGCCTCAGTCACAGAAACCGATTTTGCCTCGATCTCGTTCGCCACAGATTGAATGATCGGCACGGCCTTCTTGAGGTCGGCGCGCGGCACAGTGAAGGAGAGGTCCGTCAGGGCGGCCTGGCTCATGTTCTGAATGATCATATCGACATTGATATGGGCTTGCGCGACAGGACCAAAAATTCTCGCAGCGATCCCTGGTTTATCCGGCACTCCAACGACGGTAATCTTCGCTTGATTGCGGTCTCCGGTCACGCCGGCGATGGCTGCCGATTCCATATCCGTATCTTCTTTCGTCACGAGCGTTCCCTTTCCTGCTTTGAAGCTGGAATTGACCTCGACCGGGACATTGAACTTGGCCGCAAACTCGACGGATCTGGTTTGCAGAACTTTTGCGCCGAGGCTCGCCATTTCAAGCATCTCTTCATACGCAATCTTATCGATCCGTCTTGCTGCCGGCACAATATTTGGGTCGGCCGTATAGACACCGTCGACGTCGGTGAAGATGATGCACCGATCGGCCTTTAATGCTGCCGCCAGCGCAACGGCAGAGAGATCGGACCCACCGCGGCCGAGGGTGGTCACGTCGGATTGTTCATTGATTCCTTGGAATCCTGCCACGACCGGTAAGACACCCTGCTTCAACGCCTCCTTGATGCGATCAGCGGTGACTCGTGCGATCCGTGCTTTGGTATGGGCACTATCGGTAATGATGCCGACCTGACGTCCCGTAAAGGATCTGGCATTGATCCCTCGTCCACGCAATTCCATCGACAGAAGCGCGATGGTGATCCGCTCTCCTGTCGAGAGCAGCATGTCCAATTCGCGTTCGTCAGGAACAGTGGTGACTTCATGTGCGAGTTTGATCAGCCGATCCGTCTCCCCACTCATCGCCGAGAGGACGACGACGACCTGATTCCCTTCCCGCTGCGTGTGCGCCACCCGGTCGGCAACCAAGTGGATGCGCTCAATCGTTCCAACGGAAGTCCCTCCGTACTTTTGAACGACCAGCGCCATGGGTCTCAGCTTTTGGAAAAGAACTTGTTCACGAACTTGGTTGCATCACGAGCCGGCATGTTCGCGGCAAGCGCATCGGCCTCGGTGAAGCGACGACCGGCTGTTTCCGATCCTTTCACACCCTCCTCACCAAACGTATAGAACGCCGGACTCTGCGGATCTTCCGAGTGATCACAGATGACAAGGAAACGATAGGGACCTTGTTCGGTCAGACCGTGGACCAACGGTCCTACCAGGTTGCGATCAAACTCTTCAATGCCATGGACCTTCGCCTTGATATCAGTCCCGTGTATCACCTCGTCCGTTAATTCAGCATGCACATACACAAAATCTTTCTTGGCTAATTCCTCCAGCGCCACCGCCGCCTTGGTGCGGAGATCCCCCTCGGCCAGCCTCTCGGGATCCACCGCTTCGAGCCCCGCGCTAATGCCTACACCACGATAGACGTCGCTGGTCGCCACAACCGCCCCGACGATGTCATATTTTTCCATCAAGCTCGGCCATCTCACCGCTCGCCCTTCACCCCACAACCAGACACAGTTTGCCGATTTGTTCCCCGCTGCTACCCGGTCATCGTTCACGGGATGATCACGCAGGATCACGTGGGCGGTATCCATCAATCTCCGGAGAATATCCGCACCATCTCCCGTGGGTAGGGCATCGGCGATAGATCGACCGACTATCGTCTGTGGATCGATGCAAACGGCTCGCGGCTTTCCGTTCACCCATACCATCAGGTGACGATGACCTGTTCCCGGATAAAACTGGATGGTTTCGGAGCCGACTTGCTCGTTGATGGCTTCGATCAATTCGCGCGCTTCTGCGGTTTCAATCAACCCGGCCGTCGCGTCGTCCATGATCACGTGCGGCCCTAGCTTCTTGATCTCACCGCCCTTGCCACCTTCGGGTCGCAGGGTCACCATCGTACAGCGATACACCACATCATGCTCTGTTACGGACACACCCAGGCTCGCCGCTTCCAGCGGCCCAGGGCCCTGATAGAACTTTCTGGGGTCGTACCCAAGAATCGCGGCCCCGATCAGCCCGCTCCCGTGACGAACGCCGTCCATGGGAGTCAGCAGCCGACCGAGTTCTCCGACTTGCGCGAGGCGGTCGAGGTTAGGTGTCGATGACGCTTGCAGTGGCGTGCGTCCCCCGAGTTCCGGTCTCGGACGGTCCGCCATCCCGCCGGCGTGCACCATCACATATCTCATGAGACCCACACGTCCTTCAGACATTCAAGAGACGGGCAACGTCCTCGCGCGTTGCCTTGACGGTCACCGGTTGCTTCGACACACTGATCGCCGTATCGGCATCCTTCAAACCATGCCCTGTAAGCGTGCATACGACTGTTACTCCCTCCCGTAGAATCTTGGTTCGATGCAGCTTGGTGACCCCGGCGACGGACGCAGCGGAAGCAGGCTCACAAAAGACGCCTTCCGTGGCCGCCACTGTCCTGTAGGCCTGGAGAATTTCTTCATCTGTGACCATATCGATCGCACCCGTCGATTCCTCCATCGCTCTCAACGCGCCGGACCAGCTGGCAGGGTTGCCGATTCGAATGGCGGTCGCGACAGTCTGGGGCTGTTCGACGATTTTGCCCAACACAATGGGCGCCGCACCCGCAGCCTGAAAACCCATCATGCGTGGCACCCGCGTGATCTGATTCGCCGCACGATACTCCTGGTACCCTTTCCAATAGGCGGTGATATTTCCCGCATTCCCGACCGGTAGGACATGAAATGTCGGAGCGTCGCCGAGTTGATCGCAGACCTCGAAGGCAGCGGTCTTCTGACCCTCAATCCTGTACGGATTCACCGAGTTCACCAATTCGATGTGGAGCGACGCCGAAAAGTCCTTGACGAGCGCCAGAGCCTGATCAAAGTTTCCTTCGATCTGAATAACCGTCGCCTGATGCATCATCGCTTGAGAGAGCTTCCCCATGGCGATCTTACCGGCAGGAATCAACACGTACACGGACAACCCGGCACGAGCCCCGTAGGCGGCAGCCGATGCGGAGGTATTGCCGGTCGACGCGCACATGACGGCCCGCGCGCCGCTCTCCACTGCCTTCGAAATGGCGAGTGTCATACCGCGGTCTTTGAACGAGCCGGTGGGGTTGACGCCCTCAAACTTCAGGTAGAGTTCGACTCCCGGCGCAATCGCCTTCGCCAACCTTGTGGCTCTGATCAGGGGGGTATTACCCTCTCCCAGGCTGATAACCGGTGTCTTCTCGGCGACAGGGAGGAATTTTCGGTATTCTTCAATCACTCCACGCCAGCGGGTCATCGATCACTCATCCTTGCCTTCGACGCGAATGAGCGTGGTCGGTTCGGAGACGAAGGGCCTCCGGTTGATTTCACGAAGCGCGGTTTGCACATCGCGTTCTTTCGCGGTATGTGTCTTGATGACCACCGGCACCGTCTGCCCTTCGCGGCGTCCCTGTTGCACCATCGATGAAATACTGATTCCACAACGTCCTAACTCACCCGCGATCTGTGCCAAGACACCCGGGCGATCGACCACCGTAAACCGGAGGTAATAGATCGAGCTGATCTCCTCCATCGATCTCAGCCGGAGCGGTCGTCGCTGATTCTGCTGAAACGACGCCACCGGTACGCGACCGACGGCGCCCTTGAGCAAATTCCGACCGATCGAGATCACGTCGCTCACCACGGCACTCCCGGTCGGCATGGCTCCGGCTCCCCGGCCGTACTGCACTACATCACCGACAGCATCACCGACAAGTTGGATGGCATTGTACACATCTTCGACTTGGGCGATGGGTGACGTGGCGGGAAGCATGGTGGGATGAACCCGAGCCTCAATTTCCCCGTCCACGAGCTTTGCGATGCCGAGCGATTTGATCGTATAGCCGAACTGCTTTGCGTAGGCAATATCGGTCGGCGTGATGTTCGTAATCCCTTCCGTGTAGATGTCCTTGAAATTGACGGGCGTTCCATAGGCCAGACTGACAAGTATGGCAAGCTTGTGCGCCGAATCGGTCCCGGCGACATCAAAAGCCGGATCGGCTTCGGCATACCCGGCCTGTTGTGCATCCCGGAGGACCTCGTGGAAACTGTGTCCCTCATGGGTCATTCTGGACAATATATAGTTAGACGTTCCATTGATGATTCCGTAGATGGACTCGATCGTATTCCCAGCGAGCCCCTCGGTCAACGACCGAATCACAGGGATACCGCCGCCGACGCTGGCCTCAAACCCTAGGTCCACACCCTTGCGCGTGGCGGCTTCAAAAATTTCCTCTCCGTGAAGGGCTAGCAGCGCTTTGTTCGCCGTCACGACATGCTTCCCGGCGGCGATCGCATCCAAGATGAGCCGCTTCGCTGTCTCGTATCCACCGATCAGTTCGACGACGATATCGATGTCCGGATCGGTAAGGACACGATCGACCGCGGTGGTGAGGACCCCTGGAGCCAATGTCACGCCGCGATCCTTCGCCACGTCCAAATCTGCGACCCGGAGAAGTTCGATCGGCACTCCGATGCGACGGCTGATGATGGCGGCATTGTTGAGGAGGACCTTGGCGACACCCGTGCCGACTGTGCCGAATCCTACAATTCCGACTCCAATGCGCGACCTCATTCTTCGTCCCCGTCAAGCTTGAGGGCTTTGCGAATGCCTCGAACGGCTTGCCTGGTTCGATGTTCATTCTCCACAAGTCCAAATCGTACGTATTCATCACCGCCTTCACCGAATCCGATCCCTGGAGAAACGGCGACTTTCGCCTCTTTGAGTAGGAGCTTCGAGAACTCCAGCGAACCCATGTGTCGGTAGGGCAAGGGAATGTGTGCCCACACAAACATCGTGGCCAACGGTTTTGCTACTTGCCATCCGATCCGATTCAGCCCACCCACCAGCGTATCTCTCCTTTTCTGGTAACGCAGAACCGTCTCCTTAACGCAGTCCTGAGGCCCGTTCAACGCAATGACGCTGGCGATCTGAAGCGGCTGAAAAATTCCATAGTCGAGGTAACTTTTAATCTTCGCCAATGCTCCGACGACCTCTCGATTTCCCACACAAAATCCCACCCGCCAGCCGGGCATGTTGTAGGCTTTAGACAAGGTATAGAACTCCACTCCACAATCTTTGGCTCCTGGGATCTGTAGAAAGCTCGGTGCCTTATAGCCGTCGAACACGAGGTCGGCGTAGGCGAGGTCGTGGATGACGATGACATTGTGCTCCTTGGCAAACGCCACGATCTTCTTGAAAAACTCCAAATTAACCACGGCCGTGGTGGGATTGTGGGGAAAATTGATCACGAGGATCTTCGGTCTCGGAAACGTCTGCCGATAGACACGCGTCAGATCCTCGAAGAAATCGCTATCCTGGCGGAGTTCGATGCCACGGACCTCACCGCCGGCAATGATGAAGCTGTACATGTGGATGGGATAGGTCGGCGTCGGGGTCAGGACCACATCGCCCGGGCCGATCAAGGCCAATGCCAGGTGAGCCAGACCCTCTTTTGATCCGATGGTGACGATGGCTTCGGTCTCCGGATCCAGGGCAACATCGTAATTGCGCTTGTACCACGCACAAATCGCGTGCCGCAGTTTCGTGATGCCGCGCGATGCAGAATAACGATGATTCTTCCCCTTGCGGGCAGCCTCGATCATCTTCTCGACGATATGAGGCGGCGTCGGTTGATCGGGATTGCCCATCCCAAAATCGATGATGTCTTCGCCACGTTGCCGCGCCTCAAGCTTGAGGGATTGAACCTGCGCGAAGACATACGGCGGGAGTCGCTTGATTCGATAAAAACCTTCGCCCAACCCCATGAACTTCCTTTGACTGTTTCTAGACGTTTCTCAAACTAACTCATCACCGCGACATGAGCGAAGGGATGTGGAAAGCGGATATTGTAATTGAGGGCTTTGGTCGAGTCAATTTGCCGCATGTCCATGTGGTGCCGAAGTTACCAAGAACAGAGGCCTTTCATCCAGTCCCTCGCCTATCGGCGAACCCGTCCTTGCCCCCTCTCGTTCCTTTCTGCTACTAATACCGTTTCATTGCCTGATCAGGCCTTTTTCGCAGGCGCTGACCAAGCTGATTGAATGAAGGAGAGGAGATGGCCCGTCTTGGTGTAAATATCGACCATGTGGCGACGTTGCGGCAGGCACGGGGAGGAGTCGATCCGGATCCCTTGGCGGCGGCTGTTCTTGTCGAACTGGCAGGAGCCGATGGCCTGGTCGTTCATCTGCGGGAAGACAGACGCCATATCCAAGACCGAGACCTTCAACTCCTTCGCGAGATTGCCCGCACAAAGCTCGACCTTGAAATGGCGGCCGACGGCGAAATGGCGAAGATCGCCCTGAGCATCAAGCCTGACCTCGTCACGTTGGTGCCGGAAAAGCGACAGGAACTCACCACTGAAGGTGGCCTTGATGTTGTTGGACAACGCGACCGAATTCAAGGCATTGTGACTCTGTTACATAACGGGGGGATTCCCGTCAGCGTCTTCGTCGAGCCTGATCTGAATCAGATCAAGGCTGCGCACAAGATTGCGGCTGATTTCGTGGAGTTGCATACCGGTCGTTACGCAAATGCCACACGCTCCAAGGAAGCCGATGCGGAATTTGAGTCCATTACCCACGCCGCCAAGTTGGCCTACAAGCTCGGAATCGGAGTGAATGCCGGCCATGGGCTGAATTACCGCAACATCAAACGCCTGACGCATGTTCCCGAAATCGTCGAGTACAACATCGGGCACAGTATCGTCGCACGGGCGGTTCTCGTCGGGCTCGTACAAGCCGTGAAAGAGATGAAGACCTTGCTCGGTTGATCTAATGTCGTCGACCCGCTGGGTCGGTCCGTTCAATATCCCAAGTCCGCATGACCAAGATCATTACCGCTGCACAGATGCAGGAGCTCGACCGCCGAACTATCTCGGAGGCTCATATCCCAGCGACCACGTTGATGGAACGCGCCGGCTCCGGCGTCGTAGCTTGTCTTGAACAACGGTTGGGACCCCTGCGGGGCAAGACGGTCACCGTTGTATGCGGCAAAGGTAACAATGGGGGGGATGGATTCGTCGCCGCTCGCCTACTTCGCCGACGCCAGGCGAACGTGCGCGTGCTCGCCATGGCACCCATCTCCGAACTGAGCCGTGATGCGGCAACGATGCATAAGCAATTCGTCCGTGGCGCGGGGAAATCTTCCGTGCGTCTTTACACATCCAAGACTCAGACAGAATCACTTTTTCAAGGCAGCGATATCCTCGTCGATGCGCTCCTCGGGACAGGACTCTCCTCTGCTGTAACCGGACGTTATGCTGAGGCCATCGACAGCATCAACGAAACCGGCCGCCCCGTGGTGGCTGTCGATCTACCGTCGGGCCTCCATGCTGATAGCGGCATGATCCTGGGTCGAGCCGTTCGTGCCTCCCTTACCGTGACCTTTGGTCTGCCTAAGTTAGGCCTCTATCAGAACGATGGGATCGATCTGGTCGGCGAGGTGGCCATTGTGGACATCGGAATTCCGCCGGCTTACATTGATTCGGTCGAGAGCCGAACGACATTGATGACAGAACACGATGTGCGAACGTACCTGCCGAGTCGGCAACCATCGAATCACAAAGGTTCCTTTGGTCATGCCGGCATTATTGCCGGGTCCGTTGGAAAAACCGGAGCGGCTGCCATGGCCGCGCGAGCGGCGCTTCGTGTCGGCGCGGGGCTCGTAACCGTCGCAATCCCTACCAGTGTCAACGATATATTGGAAGCAAAGCTGCTGGAGGCGATGACGGCTCCGATGCCTGAGACCAAAGCGCGCACCTTTGCTAGGACCGCATTGGATCGGCTTGTCTCCTTCATGGCGGCGAGAACCGCTATCGCCATCGGTCCAGGATTATCCACCCATCCGGAAACGGTTGAACTCGTCCAGGGCTTGACGAAACAACTTGATCGACCGGCTGTTTTGGATGCAGACGCCCTGAACGCGTTGACTGGACGGACCGCTCTCCTGGCATCTTGCAAGACACCGCCGATTATCACCCCGCATCCCGGAGAGATGGCGCGACTGGAGGCAGACGCCACGCCGCAGACCGTCAATAGCGATCGGATCGGTTTTGCCTCCCGCTTCGCCAGAGAGCGAGGCCTGTTCGTTGTGTTGAAAGGTGCCAGGACCGTCGTCGCCCGTCCGGACGGAGCCGTTGCGATTTGCCCTACCGGAAATCCGGGGATGGCGACTGCAGGAACAGGGGATGTGTTAACCGGCATGGTGGTGGGACTCTTAGCCCAAGGCGTACCCTCCTGGGAGGCTGCCTGTGCTGCCACATACCTGCATGGAGCCGCAGGCGATTTGGCCGCAGCCAAGATGGGGCAGGCCGGATTAATTGCGGGGGACGTGATCGAGGAGATTCCCTATGCCCTCAAGCTTATCCACCAAGTTCCATCTAATAAGCCCAACGAGCGATGGAACGATCCCTCGTGAAGACGTTCCCATGGCGACATCCATCACCTGTCTGGACCTTATCCTCTCGTCTCCCGGCGAAACAGAATCGTTGGGATATGCCATTGGCAGGCTGCTTCAGGGGGGGGAGGTACTCGCCTTGATCGGTGAATTAGGCGTTGGGAAGACGGCACTGGTCCGTGGGATCGTTGTCGGCCTCGACGTACCGGCTGATTCCGTCACAAGCCCGACGTTCGTGATCGTACATGAATACCAGGGGCGTCTTCCGATCATTCATATCGACTTATACCGGTTGCAGAAACCGGATGAAGCTGATTCGATTGGACTATTGGACTATTTCACCGACGATGTGGTCGTCGCCATTGAGTGGGCGGACCGATTTCCCCGATTGCTTCCGGAGGACCGATTGGAAGTGAGCATTACCCATCGGACCAGGACGACCAGAGCAGTGCGGCTGGAAGCAAGAGGTTCACGCTCTCGCACACTTCTCGCTCAAATCAAGAACAGAGAGCGTCCAGCTGCACGATCAGTCAGAGCAAGCCTCCAGGCTGGTAGAAAGACTTCGTCGCGATGACTCGATTGATCCTGGTCGGCATCCTTCTGCTCCTTTCGTTGGCCTTCTTCCTTCAAAATCAAGAACAGGAAGTCACGCTCCGCTATTTTTTTGGATTACTTCAAGCTTCAACACCCATTTACAAGCCCATCATGGCCGGTTTTGTCATCGGCCTGTTGGTCGCGGTCATTCTGCTTTTTCCTCCCTGGGTCCGTGCGCGTATCGACCTTCGACGAAAGACGAAGGCCTTGCAGGAAGCCGAAGTGAACTTGGAGCGACTCAGGCAATCTCTTGAGAAGCTATCCGGACGGACTCAGAGTCCCGCTCAAATGGAATCTTCGAGGGACTTCGGTGATGAGTGACTCAACCTCGAGCCCGCTCATGCGGCAGTATCGGGACATCAAACAGGGATACCCTGAAGCCATCCTGTTTTTTCGCGTCGGAGATTTTTATGAGATGTTTTACGAGGATGCGCAGGAGGCGTCTCGACTCTTATCGATCGCCCTCACGTCTCGCGACAAGAACAGCCCCCATCCTGTTCCACTCTGTGGCGTTCCCTATCATGCAGCAACAGGCTATATCGCAAAGCTCTTGAAGGCCGGCCGTCTCGTCGCCTTATGTGAGCAAGTTGAAGATCCAAAAGCGGCCAAAGGCCTGGTACGGCGTGAAGTCGTCAGGCTGTATACTCCCGGTACGCTCGTAGACACGGAATTTCTTGCCCCTTCCGAGCTGAACTATCTGGCTGCCCTCTCCGTTGGACCAGACCCAGACCGAGGATCACCGATCGGCCTAGCGGTCCTGGAGGTGTCAACGGGTGAATTTTGGGGCATGGAGTTTCACAGTCCCCAGGCGTCCACGCAAGTGTTGAACGAGCTCGCTCGACTGGACCCTCGGGAAGTTCTTTTCCCCGCAGACCACCGCTCCCCTTGGATTGAGCAAATAGCAGGGGCGCGCCTGTGTGAACGACCACCAGCGTCGTTCAGCCATCAATCGGCTGCTCGCACCTTGACTGAACACTT
This region of Nitrospira sp. genomic DNA includes:
- a CDS encoding LapA family protein; this encodes MTRLILVGILLLLSLAFFLQNQEQEVTLRYFFGLLQASTPIYKPIMAGFVIGLLVAVILLFPPWVRARIDLRRKTKALQEAEVNLERLRQSLEKLSGRTQSPAQMESSRDFGDE
- the tsaE gene encoding tRNA (adenosine(37)-N6)-threonylcarbamoyltransferase complex ATPase subunit type 1 TsaE; this translates as MATSITCLDLILSSPGETESLGYAIGRLLQGGEVLALIGELGVGKTALVRGIVVGLDVPADSVTSPTFVIVHEYQGRLPIIHIDLYRLQKPDEADSIGLLDYFTDDVVVAIEWADRFPRLLPEDRLEVSITHRTRTTRAVRLEARGSRSRTLLAQIKNRERPAARSVRASLQAGRKTSSR
- the alaC gene encoding alanine transaminase, which translates into the protein MGLGEGFYRIKRLPPYVFAQVQSLKLEARQRGEDIIDFGMGNPDQPTPPHIVEKMIEAARKGKNHRYSASRGITKLRHAICAWYKRNYDVALDPETEAIVTIGSKEGLAHLALALIGPGDVVLTPTPTYPIHMYSFIIAGGEVRGIELRQDSDFFEDLTRVYRQTFPRPKILVINFPHNPTTAVVNLEFFKKIVAFAKEHNVIVIHDLAYADLVFDGYKAPSFLQIPGAKDCGVEFYTLSKAYNMPGWRVGFCVGNREVVGALAKIKSYLDYGIFQPLQIASVIALNGPQDCVKETVLRYQKRRDTLVGGLNRIGWQVAKPLATMFVWAHIPLPYRHMGSLEFSKLLLKEAKVAVSPGIGFGEGGDEYVRFGLVENEHRTRQAVRGIRKALKLDGDEE
- the thrC gene encoding threonine synthase, with the protein product MTRWRGVIEEYRKFLPVAEKTPVISLGEGNTPLIRATRLAKAIAPGVELYLKFEGVNPTGSFKDRGMTLAISKAVESGARAVMCASTGNTSASAAAYGARAGLSVYVLIPAGKIAMGKLSQAMMHQATVIQIEGNFDQALALVKDFSASLHIELVNSVNPYRIEGQKTAAFEVCDQLGDAPTFHVLPVGNAGNITAYWKGYQEYRAANQITRVPRMMGFQAAGAAPIVLGKIVEQPQTVATAIRIGNPASWSGALRAMEESTGAIDMVTDEEILQAYRTVAATEGVFCEPASAASVAGVTKLHRTKILREGVTVVCTLTGHGLKDADTAISVSKQPVTVKATREDVARLLNV
- a CDS encoding homoserine dehydrogenase is translated as MRSRIGVGIVGFGTVGTGVAKVLLNNAAIISRRIGVPIELLRVADLDVAKDRGVTLAPGVLTTAVDRVLTDPDIDIVVELIGGYETAKRLILDAIAAGKHVVTANKALLALHGEEIFEAATRKGVDLGFEASVGGGIPVIRSLTEGLAGNTIESIYGIINGTSNYILSRMTHEGHSFHEVLRDAQQAGYAEADPAFDVAGTDSAHKLAILVSLAYGTPVNFKDIYTEGITNITPTDIAYAKQFGYTIKSLGIAKLVDGEIEARVHPTMLPATSPIAQVEDVYNAIQLVGDAVGDVVQYGRGAGAMPTGSAVVSDVISIGRNLLKGAVGRVPVASFQQNQRRPLRLRSMEEISSIYYLRFTVVDRPGVLAQIAGELGRCGISISSMVQQGRREGQTVPVVIKTHTAKERDVQTALREINRRPFVSEPTTLIRVEGKDE
- a CDS encoding aspartate kinase codes for the protein MALVVQKYGGTSVGTIERIHLVADRVAHTQREGNQVVVVLSAMSGETDRLIKLAHEVTTVPDERELDMLLSTGERITIALLSMELRGRGINARSFTGRQVGIITDSAHTKARIARVTADRIKEALKQGVLPVVAGFQGINEQSDVTTLGRGGSDLSAVALAAALKADRCIIFTDVDGVYTADPNIVPAARRIDKIAYEEMLEMASLGAKVLQTRSVEFAAKFNVPVEVNSSFKAGKGTLVTKEDTDMESAAIAGVTGDRNQAKITVVGVPDKPGIAARIFGPVAQAHINVDMIIQNMSQAALTDLSFTVPRADLKKAVPIIQSVANEIEAKSVSVTEAIAKVSLIGVGMRSHSGVAAKMFEVLSSEGINIMMISTSEIKISCVIDEKYLELAMRSLHSAFDLDQAQS
- the apgM gene encoding 2,3-bisphosphoglycerate-independent phosphoglycerate mutase, with protein sequence MRYVMVHAGGMADRPRPELGGRTPLQASSTPNLDRLAQVGELGRLLTPMDGVRHGSGLIGAAILGYDPRKFYQGPGPLEAASLGVSVTEHDVVYRCTMVTLRPEGGKGGEIKKLGPHVIMDDATAGLIETAEARELIEAINEQVGSETIQFYPGTGHRHLMVWVNGKPRAVCIDPQTIVGRSIADALPTGDGADILRRLMDTAHVILRDHPVNDDRVAAGNKSANCVWLWGEGRAVRWPSLMEKYDIVGAVVATSDVYRGVGISAGLEAVDPERLAEGDLRTKAAVALEELAKKDFVYVHAELTDEVIHGTDIKAKVHGIEEFDRNLVGPLVHGLTEQGPYRFLVICDHSEDPQSPAFYTFGEEGVKGSETAGRRFTEADALAANMPARDATKFVNKFFSKS
- a CDS encoding hemerythrin domain-containing protein yields the protein MKDVTDLRLAWLVSHAMQYRLFISSRGFRVTEQKKIAAYYKQDHDQLDELFKIFQSSKRSDFAKAKQSFKEFKVGLQRHILWEEELLFPMWEKKTGMIEEGPTPMMRFEHSQIKQLLDAIHQKVERENLDVDQDEQALVNLLSSHNRKEERALYPAIDNVTSRDERATVFGNMNSIPEDRYNACCNEH
- a CDS encoding pyridoxine 5'-phosphate synthase gives rise to the protein MARLGVNIDHVATLRQARGGVDPDPLAAAVLVELAGADGLVVHLREDRRHIQDRDLQLLREIARTKLDLEMAADGEMAKIALSIKPDLVTLVPEKRQELTTEGGLDVVGQRDRIQGIVTLLHNGGIPVSVFVEPDLNQIKAAHKIAADFVELHTGRYANATRSKEADAEFESITHAAKLAYKLGIGVNAGHGLNYRNIKRLTHVPEIVEYNIGHSIVARAVLVGLVQAVKEMKTLLG
- a CDS encoding NAD(P)H-hydrate dehydratase translates to MTKIITAAQMQELDRRTISEAHIPATTLMERAGSGVVACLEQRLGPLRGKTVTVVCGKGNNGGDGFVAARLLRRRQANVRVLAMAPISELSRDAATMHKQFVRGAGKSSVRLYTSKTQTESLFQGSDILVDALLGTGLSSAVTGRYAEAIDSINETGRPVVAVDLPSGLHADSGMILGRAVRASLTVTFGLPKLGLYQNDGIDLVGEVAIVDIGIPPAYIDSVESRTTLMTEHDVRTYLPSRQPSNHKGSFGHAGIIAGSVGKTGAAAMAARAALRVGAGLVTVAIPTSVNDILEAKLLEAMTAPMPETKARTFARTALDRLVSFMAARTAIAIGPGLSTHPETVELVQGLTKQLDRPAVLDADALNALTGRTALLASCKTPPIITPHPGEMARLEADATPQTVNSDRIGFASRFARERGLFVVLKGARTVVARPDGAVAICPTGNPGMATAGTGDVLTGMVVGLLAQGVPSWEAACAATYLHGAAGDLAAAKMGQAGLIAGDVIEEIPYALKLIHQVPSNKPNERWNDPS